The following DNA comes from Desulfovibrio sp. TomC.
CGCCACTCGGCCCTGGCCGTCCTGGCCGAGCCGCCGCAGACCGCCGACGTGGCCGGGCTCGCGGCGTTGGTCCGGGCTGTGGCCCAAGGCCGGGCCGCTGTGGCCGCCCTGGGCCGGCGACAGGCCGTGCAGGCCGCCCTGGCCCTGCCGCCGGACGTCGCCGACGTGCGCCCCCTGGCCGAACTCATGCGGGACCTGACCGCGGCCCGGACTGCTGTGGCCGCCCACACCGCCGCCCTGGCGGACAGGGAGCGCGCGCTTACCGCCTTTGCCGAGGGCGTTGGCCAGCGTCTGGCCGCCCTTGGGGCCTGCCCGTTGTGCGGCGGCGAACTTTCGGCCGAATCCTTTTTGGGCGGCAGCCACCGCCATCAGCCGTCGGCCGTTTCGGAGGCCTCATGACCCTGCCGGTGCGCCGGGCTGGCGGCCTGCTCCTTATTCCCGATCCCCATGTGGCGGCCACACCGCCCATGCAGCGGCTCGATTCCTACATGGACGACGTGCTGGCCAAGTTGGCTGCCTGTCTGGACCAGGCCGCAGCCGAGGATCTCGTGCCGGTGGTCCTGGGCGATCTGTTCCACTGGCCGCGCGAAAATCCCAACGTGGTCATGGTGGCGCTTATTGAGCTTTTCCGCGACCACCATCCTTACGTGCTGGTCGGCAACCACGACAAATATCAGGCCCGGTTCACGGCCGACACCTCGCTTGCCGTCCTGCGCGCCGCCGGAGTGTGCGAGGTCCTGGACGAGCCCGGGCTCTTTTTGCGCCTGGAGACGCCGACCGGTCCGGCGGTGATCGGCGCGTCCCCGGATGGCGCGGCCATCCCGCTTTCCGTGGACAAGGCAGACGGGGAGGAGAGCGTGTGGCTCACCCACCACAACGTGGGTTTTCCGGACTTTTTGGACAAGCACGTCAAGATCCGGGAGATCCCGGGCCTGGATTGGCTCATTAACGGCCACATCCACCGGCCCCAGCCGACGGTTGCGGCCGGCTGCACCCGTTGGGCCAATCCCGGCAACGTGACCCGGCTCAAATTTACCCGCAGCGCCGTGACGCGCGTGCCGGCCGCGGCCGTCTGGCGGCCCGGGGCAGCGGACCTTGTCCACTGGACCGTGCCGTACCGCCCCTTTGCCGAGGTGTTCCCGGACCAGGAATTCCCGCCCGAAGACAGCGCCCCGGCCGAGGTCCAGTCGCGCTTTCTCGAAGGCCTGGCCCGGCTGGCCTGGAAGCGCACCCGGGAGGGGGCCGGTCTGGGTGAATTTTTGCGCGCCAACCTCAACCCCGAGCACCCGGAGTCTGCCGTCATCTGGGAGCTGTACCGCGAGGTCACCGATCATGCCGATGCCGACTAAAGTTGTTGCCGCCGATGCCGACGCCAGCCTGGAACGCGAACTGGCCGGACTCAAAACCGCTTATGAGCGGTTGCGGGACGACAAGGTGCGCACCGAACAGGATTTGCGCCACCAGCAGACCCAGCTGGCCGAACTGGAAGCCAAGGCCCGGGCCGATTACGGCACGGCCGATCCCGAAGCCCTGGCCCGGCTTTTGGAAGAAAAACGCCAGGAAAACGCCCGGCTGGTGGCCGAATACCGTGAGCACATTGCGGCGGTCAGGCGCGATCTCGAGGCCGTGGAGCAGGATTTTGCCGGCTGATTTTTTTGAAGCTGCAGGTGGTCAAACATCGCAAGCATCGCCGGATCTGGCTGCCCTGGTCGAGGAGCGCCAGGACCTGACGCGCCGCCTGGATCGGCTCTCCGGGCAGGCCTCGGCCAAGGCCGAGGCCTTTATCGAGTCGCGCCGCCAACTCCTGGCTGCCGAGGCCTTTCTCGACCTTGCTCCCCGGGCGGCGGCGCGCCTGGAAGACCTGACCCGGGAACTTTTTGGCGAGGTGCTCGATGAGATCGAAACCGACCTGACCCATGCCGTGCGCGAAATCCTTGGCCAAAACCGTACCGTGGTCACCCGGCGCGAGGTCAAAAACGGCAAGCTCTTCATTGAATTCGAGATGGAGCAGGACGGCAGGACCGAGGACATCTACGTCGGCCAGGGCGGGTCGGTGTGCAACATCCTGTCCGTCGGCCTGCGGCTGGTCGCCCTGTCCCAGCTCGACCCCGACCGGCACAGGCCCTTTCTGGTGCTCGATGAACAAGACTGCTGGCTGCGCCCGGACCTCGTGCCCGGGTTCGTGCGCCTGATTGCCGCCATCGCCGACCGGCTCGGCATTCAGGTGCTTTATATCAGCCACCACCCGGTCGATCTGTTTGCCCTGGAGGCCCGGCGCGTGTTCGGCCTGCGCCCGGGGCGCGAAAACGGCCCGACCCTGACGATCCTGGCCGATCGAACGGCCGGCGCTGCCGGTGCGGCCGAGCTTGCGGCTCCGTACGCCGAGGGCCGGACGGCCCCGGGCGGCGAATAAGCGACTTGTCCTGACGCTTCCCGGCCTGGGCCAACCGTCTCCCGTTTGGGCCGGGAGGGGGCCGCCTCATTGCTTCCCACCGGTCAGGAGCCGCAGCAGGTTCCCCAAAGACGCCACGCGCTGGCCGTTGGAGCGCGACCCGGCGGGGCTTGGACCGTTGTTCACCCCCACGTTCCGACGCTGAGACAGCCCAACCCGTCTCTTTCCCCCTGCCTCGGCCAGTCCCTGCACGGCGCGTCGGCCGGTTGGCCATGCCTTGGCGGGTT
Coding sequences within:
- a CDS encoding ATPase involved in DNA repair-like protein gives rise to the protein MPADFFEAAGGQTSQASPDLAALVEERQDLTRRLDRLSGQASAKAEAFIESRRQLLAAEAFLDLAPRAAARLEDLTRELFGEVLDEIETDLTHAVREILGQNRTVVTRREVKNGKLFIEFEMEQDGRTEDIYVGQGGSVCNILSVGLRLVALSQLDPDRHRPFLVLDEQDCWLRPDLVPGFVRLIAAIADRLGIQVLYISHHPVDLFALEARRVFGLRPGRENGPTLTILADRTAGAAGAAELAAPYAEGRTAPGGE
- a CDS encoding metallophosphoesterase, with amino-acid sequence MTLPVRRAGGLLLIPDPHVAATPPMQRLDSYMDDVLAKLAACLDQAAAEDLVPVVLGDLFHWPRENPNVVMVALIELFRDHHPYVLVGNHDKYQARFTADTSLAVLRAAGVCEVLDEPGLFLRLETPTGPAVIGASPDGAAIPLSVDKADGEESVWLTHHNVGFPDFLDKHVKIREIPGLDWLINGHIHRPQPTVAAGCTRWANPGNVTRLKFTRSAVTRVPAAAVWRPGAADLVHWTVPYRPFAEVFPDQEFPPEDSAPAEVQSRFLEGLARLAWKRTREGAGLGEFLRANLNPEHPESAVIWELYREVTDHADAD